A window of the Candida orthopsilosis Co 90-125, chromosome 1 draft sequence genome harbors these coding sequences:
- a CDS encoding Ldb19 protein (S. cerevisiae homolog LDB19 has ubiquitin ligase binding, has role in ubiquitin-dependent endocytosis and localizes to clathrin-coated vesicle, cytoplasm) — MTLLSKVFNNSSERSSSSLTSSHSRKLTPTSSRRSSSALSPMNSAASYSSSIAPTRTNTGRSAKSSSFPSTSPAYTLSIALESPPIILYGSPSESTGFIISGLLRLITTSEIELERVTLTLRQTMRYTKPFLIPNSSTIANCEECTNKTEELARWDVLTSHFKFAPGNHAYPFSHLLPGSLPPTSKLGSSSSHSFIKYDLIAEVVATDTVQDKRLVLPINISRSTLRGPDRNSLRVFPPTEVTASAVLPNVVYPKSTFPIELKLDNLVSASQQRRWRMRKLVWRIEENIKVKAHVCQKHAGKLDSLEKSYKKSPQKIEKPSGMHHSTVQTNVAFIYSPSTQSSNEPVLLENGLPDSVPIDDGTHDIEETVRTAPSNVHQSFLEDFGDASANVGPVENSAGSALTPQQSNRPTDAEKHLYMEETRTINYGEFKSGWKSDFSGRGRIEMVANVSANRLSTGSNNHITKVSTDDKVLADNDFKNGANISCDIDDPTLGVFVTHTLIVEVVVAEELVHHVDRRNPNNLHPTSSRDSVNLRRRSSSSSAPSNQSPNLAPTASNTAVKNNQLTGVPTGAARVLRMQFKLPITERSGLGIAWDDEVPPTYEDVRTLSPPNYQDQSVNITPTLGASSVQERSTPNVLYGRGETPIVGSFGLQGQNQQSLDGMMDNMQELSI, encoded by the coding sequence ATGACGTTATTGTCAAAAGTATTTAACAATAGCTCGGAGCggctgctgctgctgttgaCTTCTTCTCACTCGCGGAAGTTAACCCCCACATCGTCACGCAGGTCGTCATCAGCATTATCTCCAATGAATTCGGCTGCATCCtactcatcatcaatagcaCCTACAAGGACAAATACTGGTCGCAGTGCCAAATCACTGAGCTTTCCCAGTACCTCACCTGCATATACCTTGTCTATAGCACTTGAGTCACCTCCGATTATATTATATGGTAGTCCCTCGGAGTCTACCGGTTTCATCATATCTGGGCTACTAAGGTTGATAACAACAAGTGAGATTGAATTGGAACGAGTCACGCTTACATTGAGACAAACTATGAGATATACGAAACCATTTCTCATTCCAAACTCATCGACGATAGCTAATTGTGAAGAATGTACTAACAAGACAGAAGAATTGGCCCGTTGGGATGTTTTAACCTCACATTTCAAGTTCGCTCCAGGCAACCACGCCTATCCATTTTCACATTTATTGCCAGGATCCCTACCTCCGACTTCAAAATTAGGATCGTCCAGCTCACACTCTTTTATAAAATATGACTTAATTGCGGAAGTCGTAGCTACCGATACGGTGCAAGATAAAAGACTAGTACTTCCTATAAACATATCACGACTGACTTTAAGAGGACCAGACCGAAATTCCTTGCGAGTTTTCCCTCCTACTGAAGTTACTGCAAGCGCCGTATTACCAAATGTTGTATATCCGAAGTCGACTTTCCCAATTGAGCTTAAGTTGGACAATTTAGTGAGTGCTTCACAGCAAAGGAGATGGAGAATGAGAAAATTGGTGTGGAGAATAGAGGAAAATATCAAAGTCAAAGCTCATGTATGTCAAAAGCATGCAGGAAAACTTGACTCACTTGAAAAACTGTACAAGAAATCACcacaaaagattgaaaagcCGTCAGGAATGCATCACAGTACTGTTCAAACAAATGTGGCATTCATTTATAGTCCATCTACacaatcttcaaatgaGCCAGTGTTGTTAGAAAATGGATTGCCTGATAGTGTTCccattgatgatggaaCTCATGATATTGAGGAGACGGTGCGAACGGCACCTTCAAATGTTCATCAAAGTTTTCTTGAAGACTTTGGAGATGCATCAGCAAATGTTGGTCCAGTAGAGAATAGTGCCGGTAGTGCACTTACACCTCAACAATCGAACCGTCCAACTGACGCGGAAAAACATCTTTACATGGAAGAAACTAGAACAATAAATTATGGCGAGTTCAAGTCTGGTTGGAAATCTGACTTTTCCGGTAGAGGACGAATTGAAATGGTGGCCAATGTTTCTGCTAATAGATTATCCACCGGTTCAAATAATCACATCACCAAAGTTAGCACTGATGACAAGGTTCTAGCCGATAATGACTTCAAGAATGGGGCCAACATATCTTGTGATATCGATGATCCGACATTGGGAGTCTTTGTTACACATacattgattgttgaagttgttgttgctgaagaATTGGTTCACCACGTTGACCGTAGGAATCCAAATAATCTTCACCCAACAAGTAGCAGAGACTCCGTCAATCTCAGAAGAAGATCATCCTCGAGTTCGGCTCCTTCCAACCAATCACCCAACTTGGCGCCTACCGCCTCAAACACTGCGGTaaaaaacaatcaattgacGGGCGTTCCAACTGGAGCGGCACGTGTGTTGAGAATGCAATTCAAACTTCCCATTACTGAAAGATCAGGGCTTGGAATTGCATGGGATGATGAAGTTCCACCAACATATGAGGATGTAAGGACGTTGAGTCCTCCCAATTATCAAGACCAATCTGTGAATATAACACCTACTCTTGGGGCATCATCGGTACAGGAGAgatcaacaccaaatgTGTTGTATGGTAGAGGAGAAACTCCCATTGTAGGCAGTTTTGGGTTACAAGGACAAAATCAGCAAAGCTTGGATGGTATGATGGACAACATGCAAGAACTTTCTATATAG
- a CDS encoding Arp6 protein (S. cerevisiae homolog ARP6 has nucleosome binding, has role in histone exchange and localizes to complex, cytoplasm) translates to MSKQYLVVDNGAYKIKAGFNSADNPTPTKVLNAITRTRDGVIHIGNQFKTHSKDYSGMQIKRPFEQGNLTSWETEKPIWDYTLDQMSKTEIDPSNVHLTLTETPFQLPQLSSNTDQIVFEEYEFGEYFRCIPASLVPFGVDESVISSDFTLVIDSGFNATWIVPVIYKKVHWEGVRKLPIGGSLLNGMLREVISFRHYDMSDDPILINTIKESTCFLAKNFNEVLKNKQQYKCEFVLPDFKTTTTGFVKTRETKVAPDAQLLTLYDERFTIPESFYHPEIMFDLNEATASSSVLQSAPIKNLTDLVVSSIIACPEITRPLLSANICLSGGTTNLLNFKARLETELTKELPQRWHVRVHDDYQGIPKDELSWYGGINLSNDDVLEKISISKKEYFEHGSNWCQKQFGFKNV, encoded by the coding sequence ATGAGTAAACAATACTTGGTGGTGGATAATGGAGCATACAAAATCAAGGCTGGTTTCAACTCCGCTGATAATCCAACACCTACAAAAGTTTTAAATGCAATAACGAGAACAAGGGATGGAGTTATTCATATTGGGAACCAGTTCAAGACCCATTCCAAAGATTATTCCGGGATGCAGATAAAGCGGCCATTTGAACAGGGAAATCTAACATCTTGGGAAACAGAAAAACCGATTTGGGACTACACGCTAGATCAAATGCTGAAGACGGAAATTGATCCATCGAATGTACATTTAACTTTAACTGAAACACCCTTTCAATTGCCGCAATTGTCTTCCAATACAGATCAAATAGTGTTTGAGGAATATGAGTTTGGCGAGTATTTTCGATGTATTCCTGCTTCACTAGTACCATTCGGTGTCGATGAGTCAGTTATAAGTTCAGACTTTACTTTAGTCATTGATTCAGGATTCAATGCTACTTGGATTGTTCCAGTCATTTATAAAAAGGTACACTGGGAAGGAGTACGAAAACTACCAATTGGAGGGAGCTTACTCAATGGGATGCTACGTGAAGTCATTTCCTTCAGACATTATGATATGTCAGATGATCCTATATTAATAAACACAATCAAAGAATCCACCTGCTTTCTTgctaaaaatttcaatgaagtGCTAAAGAACAAACAACAGTACAAGTGTGAATTTGTACTACCAGATTTCAAGACAACCACGACGGGGTTTGTCAAGACCAGAGAGACTAAAGTTGCCCCTGACGCCCAGTTGTTGACCTTGTACGACGAGAGGTTTACTATTCCTGAATCTTTTTATCATCCTGAAATCATGTTTGATCTCAATGAGGCCACTGCGTCAAGCTCGGTGTTGCAGTCAGCACcaatcaaaaacttgacTGATTTAGTGGTGTCGAGTATTATAGCATGTCCAGAAATCACAAGACCGTTGCTACTGGCGAACATATGCCTATCTGGAGGAACAACAAATCTTCTCAACTTTAAGGCACGATTGGAAACCGAATTGACGAAAGAATTACCCCAAAGGTGGCACGTGAGAGTTCATGACGATTACCAAGGCATACCGAAAGACGAATTGAGTTGGTATGGCGGTATCAATTTAAGCAACGATGATGTCCTCGAAAAGATTAGCATATCCAAAAAAGAGTATTTTGAGCATGGAAGTAATTGGTGTCAAAAGCAGTTTGGTTTTAAAAATGTGTGA
- a CDS encoding Cat8 predicted zinc-cluster protein, whose amino-acid sequence MSIQTIKREYPLPQAVEPYTPEPENGEQTDKKQKPSKKGGARTNLKTIRAPGSRSDRVAQACDRCRAKKTKCDGGDPCSTCSAVGLKCIVSDKLSRKAFPKGYTETLEERVRHLEAEIKKLVGILDMRDEQLELLGGAKSNTSLNESKSGTDSSQDHKITTSNLNLLDQENQMHLHSHDANGCSCGCDHSHAVHERPVSVAGSLYEAPQISVASSVKLSDDEDFDTNSLLSLDEVPCTPVPRGRSHFASNSTNRDSTPAPGAFAAATAIAQMHRKRLHEQQQQQQQEQQSETSKQRMLTSLVATSLPRSTEETLCVPTLLARICQAYGYDSKPAILTANALATLKENTTHKSPFGQGIHDRLFSLLMSRDDVMKLNQDEAVMFLRNIVHFPVSRLDIDQLMTVYFQQWGNVMPILDKAMFLKNYVKVMQIVETGSVSPEDDGPFPESIEKFGALMVLLLSMGLLSSKNVYLKSDNGQNYVILMKHYDMLIHEFIKPNCLITKHCSIQSLQVLSLALQYCLAIGDISTCYDLRGRVISMAQQLRLHRCPAAILGLDVNGKSNLSSQNFMQGERRILFWCIYCLDTYCSLNLGVPRLMKDYEIECAMPFSGKGNEGDSENSEDDDNVNILIVNNTELTIVGKVSKMALSVMLFCKVLASILDSIYSRFDNGEDAYRKALHKDRMLDCWRRELPVDLKFDVDVSGLSLSTTETKYYQGSIWENCSTQQLTLIYLYYHAKILIYLPIISKYGNHHNVGLSQKDQLTKGESDTTTIVSTMSLVQQSSSQILQVIRSSSTSSNSSVLPIPINIAREQSLLTMLVAKGTLDYIKGGPLYNNSKQLLLDSVAGIANDAKYETPDCLNRNSVRLLELSIMSILGINLNKFTDNLKKKTSSIPIQKTAVEREPKFVAGKPYTPFVSTLKQQQNAEFAYEDPRYKAGAETTINSQANQETDLYGNLDDLESLLKFDPFSINVHDPMHINEFVTDGSLGFGPYLELSNAGNVEFDNNQLFNNFHNYRSQ is encoded by the coding sequence ATGTCGATACAAACTATCAAACGGGAATATCCGCTACCACAAGCGGTAGAGCCATATACTCCAGAACCCGAAAATGGAGAACAAACTGATAAGAAACAAAAGCCGTCAAAGAAAGGAGGTGCACGAACTAACTTGAAGACCATACGAGCTCCTGGGTCTAGATCTGACCGTGTTGCCCAAGCTTGTGATCGGTGTCGAGCAAAGAAGACAAAATGTGATGGCGGAGATCCTTGTTCAACCTGCTCAGCTGTGGGGTTAAAATGCATAGTTTCTGACAAATTAAGCAGAAAGGCATTTCCCAAGGGATACACCGAAACTTTAGAGGAAAGAGTCAGACACCTTGAAGCggaaatcaaaaagttgGTTGGTATTTTGGATATGCGAGATGAACAACTAGAGTTGTTGGGAGGTGCAAAAAGCAATACAAGTTTGAATGAGTCTAAGTCTGGCACAGACTCAAGCCAGGATCATAAGATTACAACTTCAAACTTGAACTTGCTAGATCAAGAGAATCAGATGCATCTTCATCTGCATGATGCAAATGGTTGCTCTTGTGGCTGTGACCATTCTCATGCAGTTCATGAGCGACCAGTGTCAGTTGCGGGGTCGTTGTATGAAGCGCCACAAATTTCTGTCGCAAGCTCCGTCAAACTCAGCGATGATGAAGACTTTGATACAAACAGCTTGTTAAGTTTGGATGAAGTTCCGTGCACACCTGTTCCACGAGGTAGACTGCATTTTGCGTCCAATTCAACTAATCGTGACTCAACCCCTGCACCAGGTGCGTTCGCTGCAGCTACAGCAATTGCCCAAATGCATAGAAAAAGGTTGCAtgagcaacaacaacaacagcagcaagAGCAACAGAGTGAAACAAGTAAGCAAAGAATGTTGACCTCATTAGTTGCCACTTCTTTACCAAGGAGTACTGAAGAAACACTTTGTGTTCCAACACTATTGGCAAGGATTTGTCAGGCTTATGGCTATGATTCCAAGCCAGCAATTTTGACGGCGAACGCGTTGGCGACTTTGAAAGAAAACACGACGCATAAGTCACCATTTGGTCAGGGGATCCATGACCGATTATTCAGTCTTTTGATGAGCCGTGACGATGTTATGAAACTAAATCAAGATGAGGCAGTTATGTTTTTACGTAATATCGTACACTTTCCAGTTTCTCGATTGGATATTGACCAATTGATGACAGTGTATTTTCAGCAATGGGGGAATGTCATGCCAATTTTAGACAAAGCtatgtttttgaaaaattatgtGAAAGTCATGCAAATTGTGGAGACTGGTTCTGTATCACCTGAGGATGATGGACCTTTTCCTGAActgattgaaaaatttggtgctttgatggtgttgttaTTAAGTATGGGACTTCTATCTAGTAAAAATGTCTACCTCAAACTGGATAATGGGCAGAATTACGttattttgatgaaacaCTATGATATGTTGATTCATGAATTTATTaaaccaaattgtttgattacTAAACATTGTTCTATACAGTCCTTACAAGTGTTGTCCTTAGCACTTCAGTACTGCTTAGCAATAGGAGACATCTCCACTTGTTATGACTTAAGAGGAAGGGTTATTAGCATGGCTCAACAGTTGAGGCTACACAGATGTCCAGCAGCCATATTGGGTTTGGATGTTAACGGCAAAAGTAATTTGAGCtcacaaaattttatgCAAGGTGAAAGACGTATTTTATTCTGGTGTATTTACTGCCTCGATACATATTGCTCACTAAACTTGGGGGTACCGAGATTGATGAAAGActatgaaattgaatgtgCAATGCCATTTTCTGGAAAAGGGAATGAGGGAGATCTGGAAAATAGcgaagatgatgataatgttAATATCTTGATTGTCAACAATACTGAATTGACCATTGTTGGTAaggtttcaaaaatggcTTTAAGCGTGATGTTGTTTTGTAAGGTTTTAGCTAGCAttttggattcaatttattcGAGGTTTGACAATGGTGAAGATGCTTATAGGAAAGCATTGCACAAAGACCGAATGTTGGATTGTTGGCGTCGGGAATTGCCggttgatttgaaatttgatgttgatgttagTGGATTGTCGTTGTCCACAACGGAGACAAAGTATTACCAAGGAAGCATCTGGGAGAATTGCAGTACTCAGCAATTGACATTAATATATTTATACTATCATGctaaaattttgatttactTGCCTATTATATCCAAGTATGGTAACCATCACAATGTTGGGTTGTCACAGAAGGACCAATTAACTAAAGGAGAAAGTGATACTACCACCATTGTTTCCACCATGAGCTTGGTACAGCAATCGTCAAGTCAAATTTTGCAGGTTATAAGATCATCATCCACATCCTCTAATTCGTCGGTGTTGCCAATACCAATCAATATCGCGAGAGAGCAGTCTTTGCTTACAATGTTGGTAGCTAAGGGGACTTTAGATTATATAAAGGGTGGTCCGTTATACAATAACCTGAAGCAGCTTTTACTTGATTCAGTGGCTGGAATAGCAAATGATGCAAAATATGAAACTCCGGATTGCTTGAATAGGAATTCTGTTAGATTGTTGGAATTGTCAATCATGAGTATTCttggaatcaatttgaacaagttcACTGAcaatttaaagaaaaaaactTCGTCgattccaattcaaaagaCTGCAGTCGAAAGAGAACCCAAATTTGTAGCTGGTAAGCCTTACACTCCGTTCGTTTCAACCCTCAAGCAGCAGCAAAATGCCGAATTTGCATATGAGGATCCTAGATATAAGGCAGGTGCTGAAACCACGATCAACTCGCAAGCAAATCAAGAAACTGACCTATATGGTAACCTCGACGACCTTGAATCGctattgaaatttgatcCATTTAGTATCAATGTTCATGATCCAATGCATATCAATGAGTTTGTTACTGATGGTTCACTTGGATTTGGCCCCTACTTGGAATTGTCCAATGCAGGCAAcgttgaatttgacaacAACCAGTTGTTCAATAACTTCCACAACTACCGTTCACAATAG